The Lactuca sativa cultivar Salinas chromosome 2, Lsat_Salinas_v11, whole genome shotgun sequence genome includes the window ctaataattatttatttattttaataattaaaaaagggTCCGGCTCTCTCTCTCAACAAAACCTCCAAAAACACTGATCTTCAATCCTTCGAAAACCTCACAAATTCTTCTCCATCTttttttctttgtcttcttcaagAATGTTGATCCTTAATTTGTCCAACAACAATTTCCCAGCACCCATCATAGAAGATAACTCCATCAATTTCCCCCTGCTTGAATTTGACCTACAACTCCAAGATTCTCcaacaatggttgtttgttaagGAGATGAGAGGTTGAAGTCGCCGTGTGGGATGGGATCTGACTTCTTGGCTAATCTGAGAAGAAGGACGAATAAGAGCAGAAGGAGGGGCGACTGGCATTGGATGAACCGGGAAGGCATCGTCGGTGGTTTAACTGCTCGAAGAAATAAGGAAAAACAAAAGCAGTGGTGGTGGAGTGTGATCTGGTGGTAACAGATCTATTGAGGGAGGAGGAGCCCGTTTTTCGAAGAGCTGATAAAAAAAACTGGATCATCGGATCTAAACAACCATCTAATGGATCTACAAGGATCTGGTATAGAAAAACCGAGGTACACCAAATATTACTCGGATCTGATTTGAGAACAACTATATCTTGATAGAGACCTCACCAAAAGAACAAATCAAATGCGAAAAAAAATTATTACAACTCTGATAAGAATCTGATCAGATCGACGACGAAATCAGATGTAATACCGACTAATCCATAAGAATCAAATACAAAATCAACAAAGGAGAACACAAAGATTCATgtaagactctgataccaactaaaATATAACAAAACGTTATTTCCTTCGATAGATCTTTAAGAGCTTTACAAACAAAAGATTCGTAGAGCTGGATCTGAATATTTCCACACTAACCCTTAACAAGAAATCAACTGGTCTAGATTATAGTAGGTCTATGGAGTCTTAGTCCgtaaacgagagagagagagattttcttttttaattgttgtaaaaaaaaactaactttaaatgtcaaatttgtcattttaaatgttttcaataaTTTTGGATTAGACACAACAAACCCTGACAGTGAtacaattttaaaactttttgaaCTAAACATCTCATTTTTGACATACCATAAATTTGTAGATATTAATATATTTGTTTTACAGTAATTGGAAAGAAATTGAAATActatttctttttttctttcacGAAAAAACCGTTTAAACCATATTCGCTCAAACGAAACGGTTTTTGCATCTCAACAATAACGTGTGTTGCTTCAATGGCAAATCCAAAATCTCGCAATTGGCCTTCCTTGAGCTTTTTCACCAACCTAACCGAACCCAGATTTCAGATTTCACACCTCTGATTTCCAGTTTCCCGCCATTGACGACTTTAAAAATGGATTCTCTAGCAATCTACTCTCGACTGATTTTTTTGTGTGGAAAACAATAGGCCCTTCTAGTGAAACAGAGTTAGGAAGCGATGGCGGAAGCTGAACCAGAGAAGCAACAACGACAACAACGAGTCGGAGGGGGATCATCAATTCTGAGGAAACCCTTTTACGATCTCACTAACCTCATCCCTAAACCCCACCGGCATTCTATTTCTACTTCATCATCCCAAGCGAAGAATCCCATAACGTCCACCGATCCCGCCATGTCCCTTTCCAGAACCTGCTCCACCCAAATCCATAGTCTCGTGCAGCAGCAATTCGCCGCTCCGAGGGACCAACATCCTCTTCCGACTCCTCGGACTCCGAGTCCTGTTACTCTCAATCTCCCACACACACAAAAACGCCGGTGTATGTATTAATCGAAATGTTGTTCTTCTGCATctggatttttttttattgaacCTGCTTCATTGTTTGTTCATATAGTACTTTGTATAGTGTTTTCTTCTCCTATTGCAATCTGAATTACCCACTCTGTTTCTGAATTACTTTTACAGTGCACAATTTATCACCTGCATATCTGTATTTATATGTTCAAAGTTAAAATTATAATGAATTACTTCCCCATTTTGGTTCATGTGCTTGGAATTATATGACGATACCATGATCGGGATTTTCCCAATGCTTAACTTGCTTAATTTCTGTGTTCCGAAACTAATGTTTAACGGGTGTTCAGCTTAATTTTCATCATTGTAGTTTACAATCAGTTATTATTTGTATAGTGAATAATCAATATACCATGCGACTGTGTTTGCTTTCAACTGTTATATGTGATTACGTAAAGGAAACAGTGAATCGTGATTGTTTCTTCAAAAGGTTCCATAGATTACTATGATATTTAGGTAATTTGTATTTCTATTGCATAGATGATTCGGTTGGTGATGGGAAGCATCTAGCTTATACCGGAAGCCAAACATTGATGAAAACTAGAAGCAAGACGAAGGCTGCTGCTGTACCTGTTTATCCGATTCATCTTGAAAGAACAATAAATAACATGAAGGGTATTCCTATGCAACCTAGATACCCACTAATGGAAAACACCATTAACATGGAGCCGCTATCTGGGGTGAAGTTTAACAATAAAAAGAAAGCAGTTCTGGGTTCTAGTCTTACTGATCTTTCAAAGAAATATGAAGAAAAAATGGTAGCTACACCTATCAATTATGGTGCCCTGAAGAAGAAGGATGAAGGAAATAGTTCTATGCGTCTATTGAGGAGTAGAAGCAACAGGTGTTTCTCTCTGGCACATATACAAATGAAGTTTAATCAAAACTTACTTTTTCTTTTCTAATTCCAATTTTGATGTTGGGTGTTATCCATTTTCAGTTCTCTAATTGTAAACACCCCTCGGAAAATAAAAATCCTTACAATATCAGTGAAAATATCTCTGCTTCTTTGACTTTTGGTAGGTATGAAGTTAATGGAGCGGAAGATTCATTAGAATCTAAGTCAACAAAAGTTCATTTTCCGAATAACaaggtttgtttgtttgaccttTTTCTATAAGAAGCATGTATATTGTTTATGGAATTGCATCGACTAGATTAATTATAAcatcttgttgtttcttggaaacgAAGTGATCTTAATGGTCATTGTTCTGCAGAAAAGGAGCCACTCATCAAAGAAAAGTTCCAAAAAATTTGTATTGCCACAAGATTTTATTGACCAACAAAGAGCTTACTTTAAAGAGATTGATGAGTATGAACTACAAGTCGAAGAAGAAGAAGCGGATGAAGTATCATCCTAAAGAATATATGTAGGTGGGGCCACCTCATGTATTTCAATGTCTTTTGCATATTCTAGGTGGATCAATTGTAGATCAAAGTGTATAAACAACATTTTATAGTGTGATATGACATGGAAATTACAAGTCTGGAGTGTTATATTTTTTGTGGGAGTTTCAAATTTCAATGTGGATTGAGTTTCTTGTTGGATTGAACTCTTATACTAGTCactgttttatatttcacaatataTATTATATTCTATAATAAGTGGGAAAAAAAACCAAAGCCATATCTTTCTCTGACATGTTTCTTCTTGAATAGTttgttgatatgttttcactTTGGTTTAGTGGGTTATACCTTTCTTTGGCTGGTGTCAAGTTGTCTACACCTTTTAATTGAGTGCATAGAAGATAGAAGTTGTTCAATGAAAATGAAATGGATTGTAGGGTAGTTTGGGCACTTTGGTATTGTAGTGAATTCAAAAGCGATAAGGAATTAGATGTTGATCTTTTTGGTTATGGGTAAGGTCATGTCGAAAGGTCACCAAAGATGCCTCATTTATGGACATAGTTTTGAGTTTGGATTTTCCTAGGTTTCATTTTCATTCTAATTGATGATACAGTTGCCCTCCAACAATGGAAATCTCCATATCCTTCATCTCATAATCTTTGGGGGATGCCTTTTTGTCTTCATTATTTAGTTTGAATGAGTTGAACTTTTGTGGATGTTATCAATCCTACATTGATGTGAAACGGTTTTGGTCTTCTTTTATTTCAATTGGATAACGTGTATCGggataaataattattaaaacatATTTGAGGTAAAATGTTTATTTAAATCAATATGTACTTGTTATTTTATCATtatcaaattataaaaaaatgttcattAGCAAGACCAAACGCAAGAAGCTAATAAACACAATTTAATTAAGCAATCCCTAATACCCATAAGATAAGAAAATACACTCATatagtttaaaaaaattaattttgaatCCTTTTTAACATTATTACACTAGAATAACAAGTTTTAATAGTACAAAGATAGATTTGTAGGTAAGAAGTAGGACTAGGATAGGTGATTTCTAGTGAAGGTGGATTATTGGTAAGAAAttcttcaaaaataaaaaaaaaaaattgtaatataAGGCAATAAAT containing:
- the LOC111884015 gene encoding uncharacterized protein LOC111884015 isoform X2; its protein translation is MAEAEPEKQQRQQRVGGGSSILRKPFYDLTNLIPKPHRHSISTSSSQAKNPITSTDPAMSLSRTCSTQIHSLVQQQFAAPRDQHPLPTPRTPSPVTLNLPHTQKRRYDSVGDGKHLAYTGSQTLMKTRSKTKAAAVPVYPIHLERTINNMKGIPMQPRYPLMENTINMEPLSGVKFNNKKKAVLGSSLTDLSKKYEEKMVATPINYGALKKKDEGNSSMRLLRSRSNRYEVNGAEDSLESKSTKVHFPNNK
- the LOC111884015 gene encoding uncharacterized protein LOC111884015 isoform X1, with translation MAEAEPEKQQRQQRVGGGSSILRKPFYDLTNLIPKPHRHSISTSSSQAKNPITSTDPAMSLSRTCSTQIHSLVQQQFAAPRDQHPLPTPRTPSPVTLNLPHTQKRRYDSVGDGKHLAYTGSQTLMKTRSKTKAAAVPVYPIHLERTINNMKGIPMQPRYPLMENTINMEPLSGVKFNNKKKAVLGSSLTDLSKKYEEKMVATPINYGALKKKDEGNSSMRLLRSRSNRYEVNGAEDSLESKSTKVHFPNNKKRSHSSKKSSKKFVLPQDFIDQQRAYFKEIDEYELQVEEEEADEVSS